One genomic region from Pseudomonas sp. R5-89-07 encodes:
- the lysM gene encoding peptidoglycan-binding protein LysM, producing the protein MSIFSFIKEAGEKIVDLLTPGNANASEQLKEHVSKVGLGNPNVQTTVDGDKVTVTGEVATQEEKEKILLALGNIAGVASVDDQITVTGPAVTAARFVVVKKGDTLSAISLAVYGNANQYNKIFEANKPLLSHPDKIYPGQTLRIPE; encoded by the coding sequence ATGAGTATTTTCAGCTTTATCAAAGAGGCCGGCGAAAAGATTGTCGACCTGTTGACGCCGGGTAACGCTAACGCGAGTGAGCAGTTGAAGGAGCATGTGAGCAAGGTGGGCCTGGGTAATCCAAACGTGCAGACCACGGTGGATGGCGACAAGGTCACTGTGACCGGTGAAGTGGCCACGCAGGAAGAGAAAGAGAAAATTCTGCTGGCATTGGGCAACATCGCCGGTGTGGCAAGCGTGGATGACCAGATCACCGTAACCGGCCCGGCAGTTACCGCTGCGCGTTTCGTTGTGGTGAAAAAGGGCGATACCCTCAGCGCGATTTCCCTGGCTGTGTACGGTAACGCCAACCAGTACAACAAGATTTTCGAAGCGAACAAGCCGCTGTTGTCGCACCCGGACAAAATCTACCCAGGCCAGACCCTGCGTATCCCTGAGTAA
- a CDS encoding glycine zipper domain-containing protein, whose translation MKFSSILLLSLGLVSGAAMAGGTTEAGVGGALGGVLGSVVGQQLGGNTGSTIGAALGGAGGSAVGADKRSRGEAAIGGALGAAGGNVVGRSVGGSTGALIGSAAGGGAGGALGNYMGNKSDDDDRRYRGRDRDDRRYYRDGHPGRGHAYGHRKNKHRYRD comes from the coding sequence ATGAAGTTCTCCTCGATTCTCTTGTTGTCCCTGGGCCTGGTCAGTGGCGCAGCCATGGCCGGTGGCACCACCGAAGCCGGTGTGGGCGGCGCATTGGGCGGGGTTCTAGGCTCGGTTGTCGGCCAGCAGTTGGGCGGCAACACCGGTTCGACCATCGGCGCAGCGCTGGGTGGCGCGGGCGGTAGTGCAGTCGGCGCCGACAAGCGCAGCCGTGGCGAAGCAGCCATTGGCGGCGCACTGGGCGCAGCCGGCGGCAACGTGGTTGGCCGCAGTGTCGGCGGCAGCACTGGCGCACTGATCGGCTCAGCGGCCGGCGGTGGCGCAGGTGGCGCACTGGGCAACTACATGGGCAACAAGAGCGATGACGATGACCGTCGTTATCGTGGGCGTGACCGTGATGACCGTCGCTACTACCGCGATGGCCACCCAGGCCGCGGCCATGCCTATGGGCATCGCAAGAACAAGCATCGTTACCGCGACTGA
- the nudE gene encoding ADP compounds hydrolase NudE, which yields MRQKPTVLAREIVASSRLFRVEEVQLRFSNGVERTYERLVGRGAGYGAVMIVAMIDEDHALLVEEYCGGTDEYELSLPKGLIEPGEDVLAAADRELKEEAGYGARQLEHITELSLSPGYMSQKIQVVLATELYEERLEGDEPEPMRVERVNLRELSALAQNEQFSEGRALAALYLVRDLLTQRGVFTL from the coding sequence ATGCGCCAGAAACCCACCGTCCTCGCCCGCGAAATAGTCGCCAGTAGCCGTTTGTTCCGCGTGGAGGAGGTGCAATTGCGCTTTTCCAATGGCGTTGAACGTACCTACGAGCGCCTGGTGGGCCGTGGTGCCGGTTACGGCGCAGTGATGATTGTCGCGATGATCGATGAAGACCATGCGTTGCTGGTGGAAGAGTACTGCGGTGGTACCGACGAGTATGAGTTGTCCTTGCCTAAAGGCTTGATCGAGCCCGGCGAGGATGTGCTGGCGGCGGCCGATCGCGAACTCAAGGAGGAAGCCGGCTATGGCGCACGCCAGTTGGAACACATCACCGAGCTTTCGCTGTCTCCCGGCTATATGAGCCAGAAAATCCAGGTGGTGCTGGCCACCGAGCTTTATGAAGAACGCCTGGAAGGCGATGAGCCCGAGCCCATGCGCGTGGAGCGGGTCAACTTGCGTGAGCTGTCGGCATTGGCGCAAAACGAACAGTTCAGTGAGGGCCGGGCGCTGGCCGCGCTGTATCTGGTGCGGGACCTGCTGACCCAGCGTGGAGTGTTTACCTTATGA
- a CDS encoding FdhF/YdeP family oxidoreductase, producing MSLHHQADQTPTPRYKPYKGPAGGWGALISVAQAWLTSDNALKNLRMMLKTNQNGGFDCPGCAWGDSPESGMVKFCENGAKAVNWEATKRRVDAAFFAKHSVTALLEQSDYWLEYQGRLTEPMRYNAETDRYQSISWEAAFDLIGKHLNALPSPDMAEFYTSGRASNEAAYLYQLFVRAYGTNNFPDCSNMCHEASGVALAQSVGVGKGTVTFDDFEHADAIFVWGQNPGTNHPRMLEPLREAVKRGAQVVCINPLKERGLERFQHPQHPLEMLTNGDKPTNTAYFRPALGGDMAILRGMAKFLLLWERQALAEGKEAVFDHDFLNEHTVNVLDYLGQIDDTSWDEIVEQSGLTLVEIEQAARMYAKGKNVIMCWAMGITQHRHSVPTIQEIANLMLLRGNIGRPGAGLCPVRGHSNVQGDRTMGINERPPVAFLDSLERRFQFQVPRTNGHNVVEAIHAMLEGRSKVFIGLGGNFAQATPDSTRTFEALRNCDLTVQISTKLNRSHLMHGKDALILPCLGRTDIDIQADGPQAVTVEDSFSMVHGSNGQLQPLSSLMKSEPAILAGIAAATLGSKPVDWNWLIADYGRIRDLIADTIPGFKDFNEKIKHPGGFYLGNSAGARRWNTPSGRANFRPNVLPKDLIHERTHATGRVPDLIMQSMRSHDQYNTTIYGLDDRYRGVKGQRDVLFVNEADIIRLGFKPGQKADIVSLWEDGRERRVKGFTLLAFDIPAGQAAAYYPEVNPLVPLESTGDGSHTPTSKFVAIRLEAASDNGLIMARSA from the coding sequence ATGAGCCTTCACCACCAAGCCGACCAAACCCCAACCCCGCGCTACAAGCCCTACAAAGGCCCGGCAGGCGGCTGGGGTGCGTTGATCAGCGTGGCGCAAGCCTGGCTGACCAGCGACAACGCGCTGAAAAACCTGCGCATGATGCTCAAGACCAACCAGAACGGCGGCTTTGACTGCCCGGGCTGCGCCTGGGGCGACTCGCCGGAAAGCGGCATGGTCAAGTTCTGCGAAAACGGCGCCAAGGCGGTCAACTGGGAAGCCACCAAACGCCGCGTGGACGCCGCGTTCTTCGCCAAGCACAGCGTCACCGCGCTGCTGGAACAAAGCGACTACTGGTTGGAGTACCAGGGCCGCCTCACCGAGCCCATGCGCTACAACGCCGAGACCGACCGCTATCAGTCCATCAGTTGGGAAGCCGCGTTCGACCTGATCGGCAAGCACCTCAATGCCCTGCCCAGCCCGGACATGGCCGAGTTCTACACCTCGGGTCGCGCCAGCAACGAAGCTGCGTACCTGTATCAACTGTTCGTGCGCGCCTACGGCACCAACAACTTCCCGGACTGCTCGAACATGTGCCACGAAGCCAGCGGCGTGGCCCTGGCGCAGAGTGTGGGCGTGGGCAAAGGCACCGTAACCTTTGATGACTTCGAACATGCCGACGCGATTTTCGTCTGGGGCCAGAACCCCGGTACCAACCACCCGCGCATGCTCGAGCCGCTGCGCGAAGCCGTGAAGCGCGGCGCTCAGGTGGTGTGTATCAACCCTCTGAAAGAACGTGGCCTGGAACGCTTCCAGCACCCGCAACATCCGCTGGAAATGCTCACCAACGGCGACAAGCCAACCAACACCGCGTACTTTCGCCCGGCGCTGGGCGGCGACATGGCCATCCTGCGCGGCATGGCCAAGTTCCTGCTGCTGTGGGAGCGTCAGGCCCTGGCCGAAGGCAAGGAAGCAGTGTTCGATCACGACTTCCTCAACGAACACACCGTTAACGTACTGGACTATCTGGGCCAGATCGACGACACCTCGTGGGACGAAATCGTCGAGCAGTCCGGCCTGACGCTGGTGGAGATCGAACAAGCCGCGCGCATGTACGCCAAAGGCAAGAACGTGATCATGTGCTGGGCGATGGGCATCACTCAACACCGTCATTCGGTGCCGACCATCCAGGAAATCGCCAACCTGATGCTGCTGCGCGGCAATATCGGCCGCCCAGGTGCAGGCCTGTGTCCGGTGCGCGGCCACAGTAACGTGCAGGGCGACCGCACCATGGGTATCAACGAACGCCCACCGGTGGCGTTCCTCGACTCACTGGAGCGCCGCTTCCAATTCCAGGTGCCGCGTACCAATGGGCACAACGTGGTCGAAGCCATCCACGCCATGCTCGAAGGCCGCTCCAAGGTATTTATCGGCCTGGGCGGCAACTTCGCCCAAGCCACGCCGGACAGTACCCGCACCTTCGAAGCGTTGCGTAACTGCGACCTGACCGTGCAGATCAGCACCAAGCTCAACCGCAGCCACCTGATGCACGGTAAAGATGCATTGATCCTGCCGTGCCTGGGCCGTACCGACATCGATATCCAGGCCGACGGCCCGCAAGCCGTGACGGTGGAAGACTCGTTCAGCATGGTCCACGGCTCCAACGGCCAGCTGCAACCGCTGTCGTCGCTGATGAAATCCGAGCCTGCAATCCTTGCGGGCATCGCCGCGGCGACCCTGGGCAGCAAACCCGTGGATTGGAACTGGTTGATCGCCGACTACGGACGCATCCGCGACCTGATCGCCGACACCATTCCTGGCTTCAAGGACTTCAACGAGAAGATCAAACACCCCGGCGGCTTCTATCTAGGCAATTCCGCCGGTGCGCGCCGCTGGAACACCCCGTCGGGGCGCGCCAACTTCCGTCCGAACGTGTTGCCCAAAGACTTGATCCACGAACGCACACACGCCACAGGCCGTGTGCCGGACCTGATCATGCAGTCGATGCGTTCCCACGATCAGTACAACACCACGATCTATGGCCTGGACGACCGTTATCGCGGGGTCAAAGGGCAACGGGATGTGCTGTTCGTCAATGAAGCCGACATCATCCGCCTGGGCTTCAAGCCGGGGCAGAAGGCGGATATTGTGTCGCTGTGGGAAGACGGCCGTGAGCGGCGCGTCAAAGGCTTTACTCTGTTGGCGTTCGATATTCCGGCTGGACAGGCCGCTGCTTACTATCCGGAAGTGAACCCTCTGGTGCCCTTGGAAAGCACCGGCGACGGTAGCCATACGCCGACGTCGAAGTTCGTCGCGATTCGTCTGGAAGCGGCGAGTGACAATGGATTGATCATGGCGCGCTCGGCCTGA
- a CDS encoding thioesterase family protein, which produces MPDSVPQRAEYAHFQTIITRWHDNDVYGHVNNVTYYSFFDTAVNTYLIEQGGLDIHDGAVVGFVVSSACDYFASIAFPERIEIGLRVGKLGNSSVQYELAVFKAGEDEACAAGRFVHVFVDRGSNQPVPIPGQLREALQRLVI; this is translated from the coding sequence ATGCCTGACTCAGTGCCACAACGTGCCGAATACGCTCACTTCCAGACGATCATTACGCGCTGGCACGACAATGATGTGTATGGCCATGTGAACAACGTCACCTACTACAGCTTCTTCGACACGGCGGTGAATACCTACCTGATCGAACAGGGCGGGTTGGATATTCATGACGGGGCGGTGGTCGGGTTTGTAGTGAGCTCGGCCTGTGATTACTTCGCGTCGATTGCCTTTCCCGAACGCATTGAAATCGGCCTGCGGGTGGGCAAGTTGGGCAACAGTTCGGTGCAGTATGAGCTGGCGGTGTTCAAGGCGGGGGAAGACGAGGCCTGTGCGGCAGGGCGCTTTGTGCATGTGTTTGTGGACAGAGGGTCGAACCAGCCCGTGCCGATTCCCGGACAGCTTCGCGAAGCATTGCAGCGGTTGGTGATTTGA
- the yrfG gene encoding GMP/IMP nucleotidase — protein MPSLPWHAIDTVLLDMDGTLLDLHYDNHFWMEHLPQRYAELHGVSLAMAQMELQPLFERNAGQLQWYCLDFWSTELKIPVRELKLETAHLIALRPDADTFLAAIKQAGKRVILITNAHRDSLSLKLERIELAPYFEQLISSHDYGFPKENRQFWEALQADIHFDPARSLFIDDTLPILRSARDFGVGHLLAVKEPDSKKGPKDTAEFAAVEDYRELIAGL, from the coding sequence ATGCCCTCTTTGCCCTGGCACGCCATCGACACCGTCCTGCTGGACATGGACGGCACCTTGCTCGACCTGCACTACGACAACCACTTCTGGATGGAGCACCTGCCGCAACGCTACGCCGAGCTGCACGGCGTGAGCCTCGCCATGGCGCAAATGGAACTGCAGCCCCTGTTCGAGCGTAACGCCGGACAGCTGCAATGGTATTGCCTGGATTTCTGGAGCACCGAACTGAAGATCCCGGTGCGCGAACTCAAGCTGGAGACCGCCCACCTGATCGCCCTGCGCCCGGACGCCGATACTTTTCTGGCGGCGATCAAACAGGCCGGCAAGCGCGTGATCCTGATCACCAATGCACATCGTGATTCTTTGTCATTGAAATTGGAGCGCATCGAGTTGGCGCCGTACTTCGAGCAACTGATCAGCTCCCACGATTACGGTTTCCCCAAGGAAAACCGGCAGTTCTGGGAAGCGCTGCAAGCGGATATCCACTTCGACCCGGCCCGTAGCCTGTTTATCGACGACACCTTGCCGATCCTGCGCAGTGCCAGGGATTTCGGTGTGGGGCATTTGCTCGCAGTGAAAGAGCCGGACAGTAAGAAGGGCCCGAAAGACACGGCTGAATTTGCGGCAGTCGAGGATTACCGAGAGCTCATTGCCGGACTCTAA
- the fdhD gene encoding formate dehydrogenase accessory sulfurtransferase FdhD: protein MNAKRPTCAAPALETPAPAASHSYQYSNLEHTDVGSTALAEEVALAIAYNDISQAVMLVTPTDLEDFIVGFSLGSGIITDVSDIYDLKLSGSGSAQYAQVQISSRAFWNLKQQRRQLAGTSGCGLCGVEAVEQALPDLQVLPGAPLPPAEWLDGLRQRIGAFQPLGQHSGAVHAAVFMNDQGELVMGREDIGRHNALDKLIGALIRQKIPTDGGVAIVTSRCSLELIQKVLRAGIQTLVSLSSPTGLALQWARRHNLNLIHLPQKSAPRVYSPAMEYQP, encoded by the coding sequence ATGAACGCCAAGCGCCCAACCTGCGCGGCGCCCGCCCTTGAAACGCCCGCGCCCGCCGCCAGCCACAGCTATCAATACAGCAACCTCGAACACACCGACGTCGGCAGCACTGCGCTGGCCGAAGAGGTGGCGTTGGCGATTGCCTATAACGACATCAGCCAGGCAGTCATGCTGGTGACGCCGACCGACCTGGAAGACTTCATCGTCGGCTTCAGCCTGGGCAGCGGCATTATCACCGACGTTAGCGACATCTATGATCTGAAGCTCAGCGGTTCAGGCTCCGCCCAGTATGCGCAAGTACAAATTTCCAGCCGCGCATTCTGGAACCTCAAGCAACAGCGCCGCCAATTGGCGGGCACCAGCGGCTGCGGCCTGTGCGGTGTCGAGGCTGTAGAGCAGGCGTTGCCTGACCTTCAGGTGCTGCCCGGCGCACCCTTGCCACCCGCCGAATGGCTCGATGGCCTGCGCCAGCGCATCGGTGCATTCCAGCCCTTGGGCCAACACAGCGGCGCGGTGCATGCGGCGGTGTTCATGAACGACCAGGGCGAATTAGTGATGGGCCGGGAAGACATCGGCCGGCATAACGCCCTGGATAAATTGATTGGCGCACTGATCCGCCAAAAGATTCCGACCGACGGAGGCGTGGCAATTGTCACCAGCCGCTGCAGCCTCGAATTGATCCAGAAAGTCCTGCGTGCAGGCATCCAGACCCTGGTCAGCCTGTCGTCGCCTACCGGCCTTGCCCTGCAATGGGCACGTCGGCATAACCTCAATCTCATCCACCTGCCGCAGAAAAGCGCGCCGCGGGTCTACAGCCCTGCGATGGAGTACCAGCCATGA
- the cysQ gene encoding 3'(2'),5'-bisphosphate nucleotidase CysQ, which yields MSELFLGHPFIAPVIELARQAGEVILPYWRADVAVTSKADDSPVTAADLAAHHLILAGLTALDPSIAVLSEEDADIDQSVRAGWQRWWLVDPLDGTKEFIAGSEEFTVNIALIEQGRVVFGVVSMPTSGRCYFGGAGLGAWRSDVNAAPRQIQVRQTPAAGEAFTVVASRRHTSPEQERLLEGLSQGLGELKLANIGSSLKFCLLAEGSADCYPRLAPTSQWDTAAAQGVLEGAGGAVLELNGKPFSYPARESLLNPYFLALPAKAAWRERLLSLARS from the coding sequence ATGAGCGAACTGTTTCTGGGCCACCCCTTTATCGCGCCTGTCATTGAGTTGGCTCGCCAGGCAGGTGAAGTCATCCTGCCTTACTGGCGTGCCGATGTAGCGGTGACCTCCAAAGCGGATGATTCGCCAGTGACGGCCGCCGATCTGGCCGCACATCATCTGATTCTCGCTGGCCTTACTGCGCTGGACCCGAGCATTGCGGTGCTGTCTGAAGAAGACGCCGATATCGACCAGAGCGTGCGTGCCGGGTGGCAGCGTTGGTGGCTGGTGGACCCGCTGGATGGCACCAAGGAATTCATTGCCGGCAGTGAAGAATTCACTGTCAATATTGCCTTGATCGAACAGGGTCGCGTGGTGTTCGGCGTGGTGTCGATGCCCACCAGTGGACGTTGCTACTTCGGCGGAGCGGGCCTGGGGGCTTGGCGTTCGGATGTGAATGCCGCGCCCAGGCAGATCCAGGTGCGCCAGACCCCGGCAGCGGGTGAAGCCTTTACTGTGGTTGCCAGCCGCCGTCATACCAGCCCGGAGCAAGAGCGTTTGCTGGAGGGGCTGAGCCAGGGCTTGGGCGAGCTGAAACTGGCGAATATTGGCAGTTCCTTGAAATTCTGCCTGTTGGCCGAGGGCAGTGCCGATTGCTATCCGCGCCTGGCGCCGACCTCGCAGTGGGATACTGCGGCGGCGCAGGGTGTGCTGGAAGGGGCGGGAGGCGCGGTGCTGGAGTTGAACGGCAAGCCGTTCAGCTACCCGGCGCGGGAATCGTTGCTGAACCCGTACTTTCTGGCATTGCCGGCGAAGGCGGCGTGGCGTGAACGGTTGTTGAGCCTGGCCAGGTCTTAA
- a CDS encoding YiiD C-terminal domain-containing protein: MSRDSRYLESVLHHDIPLTREMGLKVLDWQHGQLQLHLPLQANINHKSTMFGGSLYCGAVLAGWGWLHLKLREEGIEDGHIVIQEGQISYPLPVTQDATAICGAPEEKVWKRFVATYKRYGRARLTLETWIVNEGSDERAVAFTGQYVLHR, translated from the coding sequence ATGAGCCGCGACAGCCGTTACCTGGAATCCGTCCTCCACCACGACATCCCCCTCACCCGGGAAATGGGCCTCAAGGTGCTCGATTGGCAACACGGCCAACTGCAACTGCATCTCCCCTTGCAGGCCAACATCAACCACAAGAGCACCATGTTTGGCGGCAGCCTCTACTGTGGCGCCGTGCTGGCCGGTTGGGGCTGGTTGCACCTCAAACTGCGCGAAGAGGGCATCGAAGACGGGCATATCGTGATCCAGGAAGGGCAGATCAGCTATCCGTTGCCGGTGACGCAGGATGCGACGGCGATTTGCGGGGCGCCAGAGGAGAAGGTGTGGAAACGCTTTGTGGCAACGTACAAGCGCTATGGGCGGGCGCGGTTGACGCTGGAAACGTGGATTGTGAATGAAGGCAGTGACGAAAGGGCAGTAGCCTTCACCGGCCAGTACGTCCTGCACCGCTAG